A region from the Streptomyces sp. 3214.6 genome encodes:
- a CDS encoding RNA polymerase sigma factor, with the protein MEQQPASNPRPAANLRPAPARAASDPRTAIETVFRLESPRVIAAVARVVRDIGIAEELAQDALVAALEQWPRDGVPDNPGAWLTATARHRAVDLVRRRENYARKLQQIGRDLETTTVAPEESTDPDAIDDDLLRLVFTACHPVLSAEARIALTLRLLGGLSTPEIARAFLVPEATVAQRIVRAKKTLAAKNVAFEVPYGPDREARLGSVLDVIYLIFNEGYAATAGDDWLRPALCEDALRLARQLAALMPKEPEVHGLVSLLEFQTARTAARTASDGAPVLLRDQNRRRWNRRLIARGIAALDRAGATATGAPGPYALQAAVAACHAHAPTYEDTDWSAIATLYGLLAARAPSPVVELNRAVAVSMTDGPGPALEIVDGLAAEPALRDYHLLPSVRGDLLLRLGRTTEARAEFERAAELTANARERDLLKARAEACRPT; encoded by the coding sequence GTGGAACAACAGCCCGCCTCGAACCCCCGGCCCGCCGCGAACCTCCGGCCCGCCCCGGCCCGTGCCGCCTCGGATCCCCGGACCGCCATCGAGACCGTCTTCCGTCTGGAGTCGCCCCGCGTCATCGCCGCCGTCGCCCGCGTCGTGCGGGACATCGGCATCGCCGAGGAACTGGCACAGGACGCGCTGGTCGCCGCGCTCGAGCAGTGGCCGCGGGACGGAGTGCCGGACAACCCGGGCGCCTGGCTCACGGCCACCGCCCGGCACCGCGCCGTCGACCTGGTCCGCCGCCGGGAGAACTACGCCCGCAAGCTCCAGCAGATCGGCCGCGACCTGGAGACCACGACCGTCGCGCCCGAGGAGAGCACCGACCCCGACGCCATCGACGACGACCTGCTCAGGCTCGTCTTCACCGCCTGCCACCCGGTGCTGTCCGCCGAGGCCCGCATCGCCCTCACCCTGCGCCTGCTCGGCGGCCTCAGCACGCCCGAGATCGCCCGCGCCTTCCTGGTCCCCGAAGCGACGGTCGCCCAGCGCATCGTCCGCGCCAAGAAGACGCTGGCCGCGAAGAACGTCGCCTTCGAGGTGCCGTACGGCCCCGACCGGGAGGCCCGGCTCGGCTCGGTCCTCGACGTCATCTACCTGATCTTCAACGAGGGCTACGCGGCCACCGCCGGCGACGACTGGCTGCGCCCGGCGCTCTGTGAGGACGCACTGCGGCTGGCCCGGCAGTTGGCGGCGCTGATGCCGAAGGAGCCCGAGGTGCACGGCCTGGTGTCGCTGCTGGAGTTCCAGACCGCCCGCACGGCCGCCCGCACCGCCTCCGACGGCGCCCCGGTCCTCCTCAGGGACCAGAACCGCCGCCGCTGGAACCGCAGGCTCATCGCCCGGGGCATCGCCGCCCTCGACCGCGCCGGCGCCACAGCCACGGGCGCCCCCGGCCCCTACGCCCTCCAGGCCGCCGTCGCCGCCTGTCACGCGCACGCCCCCACCTACGAGGACACCGACTGGTCGGCCATCGCCACCCTCTACGGCCTGCTGGCCGCCCGCGCACCCTCCCCGGTCGTCGAACTCAACCGCGCGGTCGCGGTGTCGATGACGGACGGCCCGGGACCCGCGCTGGAGATCGTCGACGGCCTCGCCGCCGAGCCGGCCCTGCGCGACTACCACCTGCTCCCCAGCGTCCGCGGCGACCTGCTGCTGCGCCTGGGCCGTACGACGGAGGCGCGCGCGGAGTTCGAACGCGCGGCGGAGCTGACGGCCAACGCCCGGGAACGGGACCTGCTGAAGGCACGGGCGGAGGCATGCCGGCCGACCTGA
- a CDS encoding YciI family protein yields MPRYLSLVRIDENNAPAEGPSPELMQRMGELIEEITKAGVMLETAGLTPTSQGTRVHYEGGRISVTDGPFTESKEAVGGYAIMQCKDQAEAIEWTKRFLKVHDDFWTVTCEVREIAEG; encoded by the coding sequence ATGCCCCGTTACCTGTCGCTCGTGCGGATCGACGAGAACAACGCGCCCGCCGAGGGCCCCAGCCCCGAGCTGATGCAGCGCATGGGGGAGCTGATCGAGGAGATCACCAAGGCCGGCGTGATGCTGGAGACCGCGGGGCTGACCCCGACCTCGCAGGGCACCCGGGTGCACTACGAGGGCGGCAGGATCTCCGTCACCGACGGCCCCTTCACCGAGTCCAAGGAAGCAGTCGGCGGCTACGCGATCATGCAGTGCAAGGACCAGGCCGAGGCCATCGAGTGGACGAAGCGCTTCCTGAAGGTCCACGACGACTTCTGGACCGTGACCTGTGAGGTGCGGGAGATCGCCGAGGGCTGA
- a CDS encoding LCP family protein → MGRRSRALKAAGLTLAAVLVLGIGTAGWAYWHLNGNIKSVDIDNALGDDRPAKAVPAPTPAGSASAVPLPTEAVNILVLGSDSRSGAANQALGGGDSTGARSDTAMVVHVDAGRTSATVVSIPRDTLGTRPSCPLADGGSTGVAYGAMFNTAYSVGGPVCAVKTVESITHIRMDHYIEVDFSGFAKLVDALGGVTVTTDADIDDDDSHLHLKAGTHHLNGARALALARTRHGIGDGSDLGRIGLQQKLVKALLEQIAATDLLTSPTKLYAVADAVTGSLTTDTGLNSLPELTKLGQSLKNLSADHVRTVMMPVVPAPFDPNRVVAEEPAASALWRSLK, encoded by the coding sequence GTGGGCAGGCGGTCGAGAGCGCTGAAGGCCGCCGGCCTCACCCTGGCCGCCGTCCTGGTGCTGGGCATCGGCACGGCCGGCTGGGCCTACTGGCACCTCAACGGCAACATCAAGAGCGTCGACATCGACAACGCGCTCGGCGACGACCGCCCCGCGAAGGCGGTGCCGGCGCCCACCCCGGCCGGCTCGGCGTCCGCCGTCCCGCTGCCCACCGAGGCCGTCAACATCCTGGTGCTGGGCTCGGACTCGCGCAGCGGCGCGGCGAACCAGGCACTCGGCGGCGGCGACAGCACCGGCGCCCGCTCCGACACGGCGATGGTCGTGCACGTCGACGCGGGCCGCACCTCCGCCACCGTCGTCAGCATCCCGCGCGACACCCTCGGCACCCGCCCCTCCTGCCCGCTCGCCGACGGCGGCTCGACGGGCGTGGCGTACGGCGCGATGTTCAACACCGCCTACTCGGTCGGCGGTCCGGTCTGCGCCGTCAAGACCGTCGAGTCGATTACCCACATCCGCATGGACCACTACATCGAGGTCGACTTCTCGGGCTTCGCGAAACTCGTGGACGCGCTCGGCGGGGTCACCGTCACCACCGACGCGGACATCGACGACGACGACAGCCACCTGCACCTCAAGGCGGGCACCCACCACCTGAACGGCGCCCGGGCCCTCGCCCTGGCCCGCACCCGGCACGGCATCGGCGACGGCAGCGACCTCGGCCGCATAGGCCTCCAGCAGAAGCTCGTGAAGGCCCTCCTGGAACAGATCGCCGCCACCGACCTCCTCACCAGCCCCACCAAGCTCTACGCCGTCGCCGACGCCGTCACCGGCAGCCTCACCACGGACACCGGCCTGAACTCCCTCCCCGAGCTGACAAAACTCGGCCAGAGCCTGAAGAACCTCTCCGCCGACCACGTCAGGACGGTGATGATGCCCGTCGTGCCGGCCCCCTTCGACCCCAACCGGGTGGTGGCCGAGGAACCGGCGGCGAGCGCGCTGTGGAGGTCGCTGAAATAA
- a CDS encoding endo-1,4-beta-xylanase has protein sequence MRSSRTRSARTWLTTLVTGATAAAALLVAAPVSHAADTPLRDLGAAKGKVIGTAVTGSKLTGTYGDLAGAQFSSLTPGNAMKWGSVEPAQGTFNWAEADQIVAFAQAHNQQVRGHTLVWHNQNPNWLTNGSWTPAQLGTLLQNHISTEVGRYKGKLAAWDVVNEAFNEDGTYRPTLWYNGLGADYIANALTWARAADPAAKLYINDYNVEGVNAKSTALYNLVKSLKERGVPIDGVGLQAHLILGQVPSTLQQNIQRFADLGVDVAITELDIRMTLPSDSAKLAQQKADYKAVTAACVAVTRCVNMTVWGFTDSDSWVESTFPGQGAATPYDANYAPKPAYYGISEALGGGTTTPPPTGACTAAYGVGSQWNTGFTGNVTISCSGASLSSWKVTWTYGAGQQITQAWNATCTQSGAAVTCQNASYNGTVPDGGSVSFGFNASWSGSNPAPTVTLG, from the coding sequence ATGAGATCCTCCAGAACCCGCTCCGCACGGACCTGGCTGACCACACTGGTCACCGGGGCCACCGCCGCCGCGGCGCTGCTCGTCGCGGCCCCCGTGTCGCACGCCGCCGACACCCCCCTGCGCGACCTCGGTGCCGCCAAGGGCAAGGTCATCGGCACGGCGGTCACCGGCTCCAAGCTCACCGGCACCTACGGCGACCTCGCCGGGGCGCAGTTCAGCTCGCTGACCCCCGGCAACGCCATGAAGTGGGGCTCCGTCGAGCCGGCCCAGGGCACCTTCAACTGGGCGGAGGCCGACCAGATCGTCGCCTTCGCCCAGGCCCACAACCAGCAGGTGCGCGGCCACACCCTGGTCTGGCACAACCAGAACCCGAACTGGCTGACGAACGGCAGCTGGACGCCCGCCCAGCTCGGCACGCTGCTCCAGAACCACATCAGCACCGAGGTCGGCCGCTACAAGGGCAAGCTCGCCGCCTGGGACGTCGTCAACGAGGCCTTCAACGAGGACGGCACCTACCGCCCGACCCTCTGGTACAACGGCCTCGGCGCCGACTACATCGCCAATGCCCTGACCTGGGCGCGGGCCGCCGACCCGGCCGCCAAGCTGTACATCAACGACTACAACGTGGAGGGCGTGAACGCGAAGTCGACGGCCCTGTACAACCTGGTCAAGTCGCTGAAGGAGCGCGGGGTTCCCATCGACGGGGTCGGCCTCCAGGCCCACCTCATCCTCGGCCAGGTGCCGTCCACCCTCCAGCAGAACATCCAGCGCTTCGCCGACCTCGGCGTCGACGTGGCGATCACCGAGCTGGACATCCGGATGACGCTGCCCTCGGACAGCGCCAAGCTCGCTCAGCAGAAGGCCGACTACAAGGCGGTCACCGCCGCCTGCGTCGCCGTCACCCGCTGCGTGAACATGACCGTCTGGGGCTTCACCGACTCCGACTCCTGGGTGGAGAGCACCTTCCCGGGCCAGGGCGCGGCGACGCCGTACGACGCGAACTACGCGCCGAAGCCGGCGTACTACGGCATCTCCGAGGCGCTCGGCGGCGGGACCACCACTCCGCCGCCGACGGGTGCGTGCACGGCCGCCTACGGCGTGGGCAGTCAGTGGAACACCGGGTTCACCGGGAACGTGACGATCTCCTGCTCGGGCGCCTCGCTGTCGTCCTGGAAGGTGACCTGGACGTACGGCGCGGGCCAGCAGATCACCCAGGCCTGGAACGCCACGTGCACCCAGTCCGGCGCGGCCGTCACGTGCCAGAACGCCTCGTACAACGGGACGGTCCCGGACGGCGGTTCGGTGTCGTTCGGGTTCAACGCGAGCTGGAGCGGCAGCAATCCGGCGCCGACGGTGACGCTGGGCTGA
- a CDS encoding LacI family DNA-binding transcriptional regulator encodes MTPSEPVETRTEARPTQTATLAEIAREAGVSAPTVSKVLNGRADVAPATRTRVEELLRAHGYRRRRAEATRSPLIDLVFHELESAWAMEVIRGVENVARDAGLSVVLSESAGRLTPGRTWADQVAARRPHGVVLVLSGLDESQRALLTSRSIPFVVMDPAGDPGADVPSIGATNWQGGLAATRHLIELGHRRIGAISGPPQMMCSRARIDGYRAALETAGLPVEQDLVKIGDFHHETGYRLGRELLYRPDRPTAVFAGNDLQALGCYEAARELGLRIPEDVSVVGFDDLPVARWVGPPLTTVRQPLTEMAEAAARLVLELGRSTSEEAPTATRVELATSLVVRTSTGAPPVS; translated from the coding sequence ATGACACCCTCGGAGCCCGTGGAAACGCGGACAGAAGCACGGCCGACACAGACCGCGACGCTCGCGGAGATCGCCCGCGAGGCCGGAGTCTCGGCACCGACTGTTTCGAAGGTCCTCAACGGCCGTGCCGATGTCGCCCCCGCGACCCGCACCCGCGTCGAGGAACTGCTGCGCGCCCACGGCTACCGGCGCCGCCGCGCCGAGGCGACCCGCTCCCCCCTGATCGACCTGGTCTTCCACGAGCTGGAGAGCGCCTGGGCGATGGAGGTCATCCGGGGCGTGGAGAACGTGGCGCGGGACGCCGGACTGAGCGTGGTGCTGAGCGAGAGCGCCGGGCGGCTCACGCCCGGGCGGACCTGGGCCGACCAGGTCGCCGCCCGCCGCCCGCACGGCGTCGTGCTCGTGCTCTCCGGCCTGGACGAGTCCCAGCGGGCGCTGCTGACCAGCCGTTCCATCCCGTTCGTGGTGATGGACCCGGCGGGCGACCCGGGGGCGGACGTACCGTCGATCGGGGCCACCAACTGGCAGGGCGGCCTCGCCGCCACCCGCCACCTGATCGAGCTGGGGCACCGGCGGATCGGGGCGATCAGCGGGCCGCCGCAGATGATGTGCAGCCGCGCCCGGATCGACGGCTACCGGGCCGCGCTGGAGACGGCCGGGCTGCCGGTCGAGCAGGACCTCGTCAAGATCGGTGACTTCCACCACGAGACCGGCTACCGCCTCGGCCGCGAGCTGCTCTACCGCCCCGACCGGCCCACCGCCGTCTTCGCCGGCAACGACCTCCAGGCCCTCGGCTGCTACGAAGCGGCCCGCGAACTGGGCCTCAGGATCCCGGAGGACGTGAGCGTGGTCGGCTTCGACGACCTGCCGGTGGCGCGCTGGGTCGGCCCGCCGCTGACGACCGTCCGCCAGCCGCTGACGGAGATGGCGGAGGCGGCCGCCCGGCTGGTCCTCGAACTGGGCCGCTCGACGTCCGAGGAGGCGCCGACGGCGACGCGGGTGGAACTGGCGACGAGTCTGGTGGTGCGCACGAGCACGGGGGCGCCGCCCGTTTCCTGA
- a CDS encoding glycoside hydrolase family 3 N-terminal domain-containing protein, producing MTTASWRDPALPAAARVDDLLSRMTLEEKTAQLYGVWVGAATDGDGVAPHQHDMTSDAADDWDELITRGLGQLTRSFGTAPVDPALGVRALALAQRRIAAAGRFGIPAVAHEECLAGFTAWRATAYPVPLAWGAAFDPPLVEEMGRAIGRDLRAVGVHQGLAPVLDVVRDPRWGRVEETIGEDPYLVGTVGTAYVRGLESAGIVATLKHFAGYASSAGARNLAPVRAGTREFADVTLPPFEMALREGGARSVMAAYTERDGVPASADPELLTRLLRQEWGFTGTVVADYFGIGFLQTLHRVAGTPAETARLALTAGVDVELPTVKYYGEALVAAVREGEVPEELVDRAAHRVLLQKCELGLLDEDWRPEPDETAGPVDLDPATNRVLARRLAEESVVLLDNPDALLPLPPDTRIAVVGPRAADALAMLGCYSFPSHVLTRHPETELGIEIPTLLESLRGELPDAKVTFTEGCGVSDPDPSGFTEAIARASEADVCVAVLGDRAGLFGRGTSGEGCDVADLNLPGVQSELLDALVATGVPVVLVLLTGRPYALGRWDGRLGAVVQAFFPGEEGGPAVAGVLSGRVNPSGRLPVSVPRVPGGQPWTYLQPPLGLAGEVSSLDPTPLYPFGHGRSYTAFAWEDFSGPDAEIPTDGSYDVSVTVRNTGDRAGAEVVQLYLHDPVASVTRPDVRLIGYRRLELAAGESARVAFRFHADLSAFTDRAGKRVVEPGALELRLGASSADVREVARLRLTGPVREVGTERRLHCDVEVLRN from the coding sequence ATGACCACCGCCTCCTGGCGTGACCCCGCCCTGCCCGCCGCCGCCCGTGTCGACGACCTCCTCTCCCGGATGACCCTCGAGGAGAAGACCGCCCAGCTGTACGGCGTGTGGGTCGGCGCGGCGACGGACGGCGACGGAGTCGCCCCGCACCAGCACGACATGACATCCGACGCCGCCGACGACTGGGACGAGCTGATCACCCGGGGGCTCGGCCAGCTGACCCGCTCCTTCGGCACCGCCCCCGTGGACCCGGCGCTCGGCGTCCGCGCGCTGGCGCTCGCCCAGCGCCGGATCGCCGCCGCCGGCCGCTTCGGCATCCCGGCGGTCGCCCACGAGGAGTGTCTGGCCGGCTTCACCGCCTGGCGGGCCACCGCCTACCCGGTCCCGCTGGCCTGGGGCGCGGCCTTTGATCCGCCGCTGGTGGAGGAGATGGGCCGGGCGATCGGCCGCGACCTGCGCGCGGTCGGCGTCCACCAGGGTCTGGCCCCCGTTCTGGACGTCGTCCGCGACCCGCGCTGGGGACGGGTCGAGGAGACGATCGGCGAGGACCCGTACCTGGTGGGCACGGTCGGCACGGCCTATGTACGCGGGCTGGAGTCGGCCGGGATCGTCGCCACGCTCAAACACTTCGCCGGGTACGCCTCCTCGGCCGGGGCCCGCAACCTGGCGCCGGTGCGGGCGGGCACGCGCGAGTTCGCCGACGTCACTCTTCCGCCGTTCGAGATGGCGCTGCGCGAGGGCGGCGCCCGCTCGGTGATGGCGGCTTACACGGAACGCGACGGCGTCCCGGCCTCCGCCGACCCGGAGCTGCTGACCCGCCTGCTGCGCCAGGAGTGGGGCTTCACGGGCACGGTCGTCGCCGACTACTTCGGCATCGGCTTCCTGCAGACCCTGCACCGGGTCGCCGGCACCCCCGCCGAGACCGCCCGGCTCGCCCTGACGGCGGGCGTCGACGTCGAGCTGCCCACGGTGAAGTACTACGGCGAGGCGCTGGTCGCCGCCGTACGGGAGGGCGAGGTACCGGAGGAGCTGGTCGACCGGGCCGCCCACCGCGTCCTGCTCCAGAAGTGCGAGCTGGGCCTCCTGGACGAGGACTGGCGGCCCGAACCGGACGAGACCGCCGGGCCCGTCGACCTCGACCCGGCGACGAACCGCGTCCTGGCCCGCAGGCTGGCGGAGGAGTCGGTGGTCCTGCTGGACAACCCCGACGCCCTGCTCCCGCTCCCACCCGACACGCGCATCGCCGTGGTGGGCCCGAGGGCGGCGGACGCCCTCGCCATGCTCGGCTGCTACTCCTTCCCCTCCCATGTCCTTACCCGGCACCCCGAGACGGAGCTGGGCATCGAGATCCCGACCCTGCTGGAGTCCCTGCGGGGCGAACTCCCGGACGCGAAGGTCACGTTCACCGAGGGCTGCGGGGTCTCGGACCCGGACCCGTCCGGGTTCACGGAGGCCATCGCGCGCGCCTCCGAGGCGGACGTCTGCGTGGCCGTCCTCGGCGACCGGGCGGGCCTGTTCGGCCGGGGCACCTCCGGCGAGGGCTGCGACGTGGCCGACCTGAATCTGCCAGGCGTCCAGAGTGAGCTGCTGGACGCGCTGGTAGCGACGGGAGTCCCGGTCGTCCTCGTCCTGCTCACCGGCCGCCCGTACGCGCTGGGCCGCTGGGACGGGCGGCTGGGGGCGGTCGTCCAGGCGTTCTTCCCCGGGGAGGAGGGCGGCCCGGCGGTGGCGGGAGTGCTGTCGGGCCGCGTGAACCCCTCGGGCCGCCTCCCGGTGAGCGTGCCGCGCGTGCCGGGCGGCCAGCCCTGGACCTACCTCCAGCCGCCGCTGGGCCTGGCGGGCGAGGTCAGCAGCCTCGACCCGACCCCGCTGTACCCCTTTGGCCACGGGCGCTCCTACACGGCGTTCGCCTGGGAGGACTTCAGCGGCCCCGACGCGGAGATCCCCACGGACGGCTCCTACGACGTGTCCGTCACCGTCCGCAACACCGGGGATCGGGCGGGCGCGGAGGTCGTGCAGCTGTATCTGCACGACCCGGTGGCGAGCGTGACCCGTCCCGACGTGCGGCTGATCGGCTACCGGCGGCTGGAGCTGGCGGCGGGCGAGTCGGCGCGGGTGGCGTTCCGCTTCCACGCCGACCTGTCGGCGTTCACCGACCGGGCCGGGAAGCGCGTGGTCGAACCAGGCGCACTGGAACTGCGGTTGGGCGCGTCCAGCGCGGACGTGCGGGAGGTGGCCCGGCTACGGCTGACCGGACCGGTGCGCGAGGTGGGCACGGAACGGCGACTGCACTGCGACGTGGAAGTTCTGCGTAACTGA